A region from the Mesorhizobium sp. J8 genome encodes:
- a CDS encoding ABC transporter ATP-binding protein, with protein MSAIVCSHVDKAYGATTVIRDLNLAIEEHEFVVFLGPSGCGKSTLLRMLAGLEDISGGEVSIGGKVVNDLEPGDRGIAMVFQNYALYPHMTIFDNIAFGLKRQKVPASEIRKRVDAVSKTLGLEPYLGRKPTELSGGQQQRVAIARAMIKTPKVFLFDEPLSNLDAKLRNHMRVEIARLHQSLKTTTVYVTHDQLEAMTLADRIVLLKDGVIEQIGSPAEIYRRPGNQFVAGFIGTPNMNFIEAMVGRKEDGWTLTGAGTVLSLQGSDFYLQHGDRVVLGIRPPDLKTAQAGAANLLQGTADLIEFHGNDALVTFGSGGKEISALVPARECPELRALVRFTFDEDSIHLFDAETGKSLRKQAN; from the coding sequence ATGTCCGCAATCGTTTGCTCCCATGTCGACAAGGCCTATGGCGCCACGACCGTCATCCGCGATCTCAACCTCGCGATCGAGGAGCATGAGTTCGTCGTGTTTCTTGGGCCGTCCGGCTGCGGCAAGTCCACGCTCCTGAGGATGCTGGCGGGGCTGGAGGACATCAGCGGCGGCGAGGTGTCGATCGGCGGCAAGGTGGTGAACGATCTCGAGCCCGGCGACCGCGGCATCGCCATGGTGTTCCAGAACTATGCGCTCTATCCGCATATGACGATCTTCGACAACATCGCCTTCGGGTTGAAGCGGCAGAAGGTGCCGGCAAGCGAGATCAGAAAGCGGGTCGATGCCGTCTCGAAGACGCTCGGGCTGGAGCCCTATCTCGGCCGCAAGCCGACCGAGCTTTCCGGCGGCCAGCAGCAACGCGTGGCGATCGCGCGCGCCATGATCAAGACGCCGAAAGTGTTCCTGTTCGACGAGCCGCTCTCCAACCTTGACGCCAAGCTGCGCAACCATATGCGGGTCGAGATCGCCAGGCTGCACCAGTCGCTGAAGACCACCACCGTCTATGTCACGCACGACCAGCTGGAGGCGATGACGCTGGCCGACCGCATCGTGCTTCTGAAGGACGGCGTGATCGAGCAGATCGGCTCCCCGGCGGAAATCTATCGCCGTCCCGGCAACCAGTTCGTGGCCGGCTTCATCGGCACGCCGAACATGAATTTCATCGAGGCCATGGTCGGCCGCAAGGAAGATGGCTGGACGCTGACCGGCGCCGGAACGGTGCTGTCGCTGCAAGGCAGCGATTTTTACCTGCAGCATGGCGATCGCGTGGTGCTCGGCATCCGGCCCCCGGATCTGAAGACGGCGCAGGCCGGCGCAGCAAATCTTTTGCAAGGCACCGCCGACCTCATCGAGTTCCACGGCAATGACGCGCTGGTGACGTTCGGCTCCGGCGGCAAGGAGATCAGCGCGCTGGTGCCGGCCCGCGAATGCCCGGAATTGCGAGCGCTCGTGCGCTTCACATTCGATGAGGATAGCATCCACCTGTTCGACGCGGAGACAGGCAAGTCGCTGCGCAAACAGGCTAATTGA
- a CDS encoding HAD family hydrolase encodes MRPELVIFDCDGVLVDSEALSVSALLGMIELAGGTVSEDAAYEHFLGKSMKSVREILGQEFGLDISDQHLTAMRVDLMRKFREELKPIPGVKEVLPKLGLPCCVASSGTLERIRYALDVTGLLPLLEPHLFSATMVKRGKPAPDLFLHAAASMRAHPGNCLVIEDSPAGVAAARAAGMRVLAFTGGSHASNPALKARLASTEPDFIFADMLQLPDLIAGLGAREKAS; translated from the coding sequence ATGCGGCCGGAACTGGTCATCTTCGACTGTGACGGCGTGCTGGTCGACAGCGAGGCGCTTTCGGTCTCCGCGCTGCTCGGCATGATCGAGCTCGCCGGCGGCACGGTCAGCGAGGACGCCGCCTACGAGCATTTCCTGGGCAAGAGCATGAAGAGCGTGCGCGAGATTCTCGGCCAAGAGTTCGGGCTCGACATCAGCGACCAGCACCTGACCGCCATGCGCGTCGACCTGATGCGCAAGTTCCGCGAGGAGTTGAAGCCGATCCCGGGCGTCAAGGAGGTGCTGCCGAAGCTCGGCCTGCCATGCTGCGTCGCCTCGTCCGGCACGCTGGAGCGCATTCGCTATGCGCTCGACGTCACCGGCCTGCTGCCGCTGCTGGAGCCGCATCTGTTCAGCGCCACCATGGTCAAACGCGGCAAGCCGGCGCCCGATCTCTTCCTCCATGCCGCCGCCTCGATGCGCGCGCATCCGGGCAACTGCCTGGTGATCGAGGACAGCCCCGCCGGCGTCGCCGCTGCCCGCGCGGCCGGCATGCGCGTCCTGGCCTTCACCGGCGGCTCGCATGCGTCCAACCCGGCGCTGAAGGCGCGGCTTGCGTCGACCGAGCCTGACTTTATATTCGCTGACATGCTGCAATTGCCCGATCTGATTGCAGGCCTGGGAGCGAGAGAAAAAGCATCTTGA
- a CDS encoding carbohydrate ABC transporter permease: protein MATQQTRSLARFMMAPSVILLFVWMIVPLLFTLWFSFQQYNPLNPMRDGFVGFSNYALFYSNPAFLSSILNTLIIVVSVLVITVVGGILLAMLLDQPIWGQGIVRILVISPFFVMPPVAALVWKNMIMHPQYGVFADIARFFGAQPIDWFGQHPLTAIILIVAWQWLPFATLILLTSLQSLDGEQKEAAEMDGAGFLSRFWYLTLPHMSRAITVVILIQTIFLLSIYAEILVTTNGGPGYASTNLPFLVYQKALLEFKIGQASAGGVIAVILANIVAFFAMRAVGKNLDK from the coding sequence ATGGCTACTCAGCAAACCCGTTCGCTTGCCCGTTTCATGATGGCGCCATCGGTGATCCTGCTGTTCGTCTGGATGATCGTGCCGCTGCTGTTCACGCTCTGGTTCTCGTTCCAGCAATACAATCCGCTGAACCCGATGCGTGACGGCTTCGTCGGCTTCTCCAACTACGCGCTGTTCTATTCCAACCCGGCCTTCCTCTCCTCGATTCTCAACACGCTGATCATCGTCGTCAGCGTGCTGGTCATCACGGTGGTCGGCGGCATCCTTCTGGCGATGCTGCTCGACCAGCCGATCTGGGGCCAGGGCATCGTGCGCATCCTGGTCATCTCGCCGTTCTTCGTCATGCCGCCGGTCGCGGCCCTTGTCTGGAAGAACATGATCATGCACCCGCAATACGGCGTCTTCGCCGACATAGCGCGCTTCTTCGGTGCCCAGCCGATCGACTGGTTCGGCCAGCACCCGCTGACCGCCATCATCCTGATCGTCGCCTGGCAGTGGCTGCCCTTCGCCACGCTGATCCTGCTCACCTCGCTGCAGTCGCTCGACGGCGAGCAGAAGGAGGCGGCCGAGATGGACGGCGCCGGCTTCCTCAGCCGCTTCTGGTATCTGACGCTGCCGCATATGTCGCGCGCCATCACCGTCGTCATCCTGATCCAGACGATCTTCCTGCTCTCGATCTATGCCGAGATACTGGTCACCACCAATGGCGGCCCGGGCTACGCCTCCACCAACCTGCCCTTCCTCGTCTACCAGAAGGCGCTGCTGGAGTTCAAAATCGGCCAGGCATCCGCCGGTGGCGTCATCGCCGTCATTCTCGCCAACATCGTTGCCTTCTTCGCCATGCGCGCCGTCGGCAAGAACCTGGACAAATAA
- a CDS encoding carbohydrate ABC transporter permease, with amino-acid sequence MARAVTTQHKTIATAAAWVVALLIFFPILYTIITSFKSEQEAIQGFNLIPSGTFESYSEVQQQSGYFKFFFNSVLLSVGSTILALIIAIPAAWSMAFSPTKRTKDILMWMLSTKMMPAVAVLFPIYLIFRDSGLLDSRIGLTVMLMLINLPIVVWMLYTYFREIPGEILEAARMDGASLWNEIIYVLTPMAVPGIASTMLLNIILAWNEAFWTIRLTTTNAAPLTAFISSFSSPQGLFWAKLSAASTLAIAPILIMGWFSQKQLVRGLTFGAVK; translated from the coding sequence ATGGCCCGCGCAGTCACCACCCAGCACAAGACCATCGCCACGGCCGCGGCCTGGGTCGTCGCCCTGCTGATCTTCTTTCCGATCCTCTACACGATCATCACCTCGTTCAAATCGGAGCAGGAGGCGATCCAGGGCTTCAACCTGATCCCGTCCGGGACCTTCGAGAGCTATTCGGAGGTCCAGCAGCAGAGCGGCTACTTCAAGTTCTTCTTCAATTCGGTGCTGCTGTCGGTCGGCTCGACGATCCTCGCACTTATCATCGCTATCCCGGCGGCCTGGTCGATGGCGTTCTCGCCGACCAAGCGCACCAAGGACATCCTGATGTGGATGCTGTCCACCAAGATGATGCCGGCGGTCGCGGTGCTGTTCCCGATCTACCTGATCTTCCGCGACTCCGGGCTGCTCGACAGCCGTATCGGCCTTACCGTGATGCTGATGCTGATCAACCTGCCGATCGTGGTCTGGATGCTCTACACCTATTTCCGTGAGATCCCGGGCGAGATCCTGGAGGCGGCCCGCATGGACGGCGCCTCGCTGTGGAACGAGATCATCTATGTGCTGACGCCGATGGCCGTTCCCGGCATCGCTTCGACCATGCTGCTCAATATCATCCTGGCCTGGAACGAGGCGTTCTGGACCATCCGGCTCACCACCACCAACGCCGCGCCGCTGACGGCCTTCATCAGCTCCTTCTCCAGTCCGCAAGGCCTGTTCTGGGCAAAGCTCTCGGCGGCCTCGACATTGGCGATCGCGCCGATCCTGATCATGGGCTGGTTCAGCCAGAAGCAGCTGGTGCGCGGCCTGACCTTTGGCGCCGTGAAGTAG
- a CDS encoding L-iditol 2-dehydrogenase: protein MRLKGKSALITGSARGIGRAFAEAYAREGATVAIADIDLDAAQATAKAIGSAAYAIRLDVTDQASIEAAVKAVEAKTGGLDVLINNAAIFDLAPIVEITRASYDKLFAVNVAGTLFMLQAAARSMIARGKGGRIINMASQAGRRGEPLVAVYCATKAAVISLTQSAGLDLIKHRINVNGIAPGVVDSDMWDQVDALFAKYENRPKGEKKRLVGEGVPYGRMGKPEDLAGMAVFLASDEAEYIVAQTYNVDGGQWMS, encoded by the coding sequence GTGAGGCTGAAAGGCAAATCGGCGCTGATCACCGGATCGGCGCGGGGTATCGGCAGGGCTTTCGCCGAAGCCTATGCGCGCGAAGGCGCGACGGTGGCGATTGCCGACATCGACCTCGACGCGGCGCAAGCGACGGCGAAGGCGATCGGTTCCGCGGCTTACGCGATCCGGCTCGACGTCACCGACCAGGCCTCGATCGAGGCGGCGGTGAAGGCGGTCGAGGCGAAGACCGGCGGGCTCGATGTGCTGATCAACAACGCGGCGATCTTCGACCTGGCGCCGATCGTCGAGATAACCAGGGCGAGCTACGACAAGCTGTTCGCGGTCAATGTCGCCGGCACGCTGTTCATGCTGCAGGCCGCCGCCCGCTCGATGATCGCGCGTGGCAAGGGCGGCAGGATCATCAATATGGCGAGCCAGGCAGGCCGTCGCGGCGAGCCGCTGGTCGCGGTCTATTGCGCCACCAAGGCCGCCGTCATCTCCCTGACGCAGTCGGCCGGGCTCGACCTCATCAAGCACCGCATCAACGTCAACGGCATAGCGCCGGGCGTCGTGGACAGCGACATGTGGGACCAGGTCGACGCGCTGTTCGCCAAATATGAGAACCGTCCGAAGGGCGAGAAGAAGCGGCTGGTCGGCGAAGGCGTTCCCTATGGCCGCATGGGCAAGCCCGAGGACCTTGCCGGCATGGCCGTGTTCCTCGCCAGCGACGAGGCCGAATACATTGTCGCCCAGACCTACAATGTCGATGGCGGCCAATGGATGAGCTGA
- a CDS encoding mannitol dehydrogenase family protein, with protein sequence MTVKLSSSNLARLPAKVVGPKYDRSTLKAGIVHFGVGNFHRSHQAVYLDDLFATGEGHDWALIGAGVFEGEKIGRSKLQEQDWLTTVVEQDQGHMSARVTGAMIDFLTPGDAAAIIERLADPAIKIVSLTITEGGYFIDPASGKFNPAHPDIVADAQQGATPKTVFGIILAGLLRRRADGIVPFTVMSCDNIPHNGHVTSDGVIGLARLIDEDLARWVEDKVAFPNGMVDRITPATTDRERKILADDFGLEDNWPVFCEPFKQWVLEDHFTAGRPALEKVGVEFVKDVSPYELMKIRILNGGHATIAYPAGLMDIHFVHEGMQEPLVRAFLSKLEHDEIIPTVPPVPNTDLEEYYQLIERRFSNPKIGDTIRRLCLDGSNRQPKFIIPTIADRLKAGKGVAGLALESALWCRYCFGTTDSGAVIEPNDPNWDRMQATAKAAKADPKAWLAMEDIYGDVGRSPVFAEAFGHALKALWADGARETLTRYLAGKL encoded by the coding sequence ATGACCGTGAAACTCTCTTCCTCGAACCTCGCCAGGCTCCCGGCCAAGGTCGTCGGTCCGAAATACGATCGCTCCACGCTGAAGGCCGGCATCGTCCATTTCGGCGTCGGCAATTTCCACCGCTCGCACCAGGCGGTCTACCTCGACGATCTGTTCGCTACGGGCGAGGGCCACGACTGGGCGCTGATCGGCGCCGGTGTGTTCGAAGGCGAGAAGATCGGCCGTTCCAAGCTGCAGGAACAGGACTGGCTGACCACCGTGGTCGAGCAGGACCAGGGCCATATGAGCGCCCGCGTCACCGGCGCCATGATCGATTTCCTGACGCCCGGCGATGCCGCCGCCATCATCGAGCGGCTCGCCGATCCCGCGATCAAGATCGTCTCGCTGACCATCACCGAAGGCGGCTATTTCATCGATCCGGCTTCGGGCAAGTTCAACCCTGCCCATCCCGACATCGTCGCCGACGCACAGCAGGGGGCTACGCCGAAAACCGTCTTCGGCATCATTTTGGCCGGCCTGCTGCGCCGGCGCGCGGACGGCATCGTGCCATTCACCGTCATGTCCTGCGACAACATCCCCCATAACGGCCATGTGACCTCCGACGGCGTCATCGGCCTTGCCCGGCTGATCGACGAGGATCTCGCCAGATGGGTAGAGGACAAGGTCGCCTTCCCCAACGGCATGGTCGATCGCATCACCCCGGCCACGACCGATCGCGAGCGGAAGATCCTGGCCGACGATTTCGGGCTGGAGGACAATTGGCCGGTGTTCTGCGAGCCGTTCAAGCAGTGGGTGCTGGAGGACCATTTCACCGCCGGCCGCCCGGCCTTGGAAAAGGTCGGCGTAGAATTCGTCAAGGATGTCTCGCCCTACGAGCTGATGAAGATCCGCATTCTCAATGGTGGCCATGCAACGATAGCCTATCCGGCCGGCCTGATGGACATCCATTTCGTGCATGAAGGCATGCAGGAGCCGCTGGTGCGCGCCTTCCTGTCGAAGCTCGAGCATGACGAGATCATCCCGACCGTGCCGCCGGTGCCGAATACCGATCTCGAGGAGTACTACCAGCTCATCGAGCGCCGCTTCTCCAATCCGAAGATCGGCGACACCATCCGCCGGCTTTGCCTCGACGGCTCCAACCGCCAGCCGAAATTCATCATCCCGACGATCGCCGATCGGCTGAAGGCAGGCAAGGGCGTCGCCGGCCTCGCGCTGGAATCCGCGCTCTGGTGCCGCTATTGCTTCGGCACCACCGACAGCGGCGCCGTCATCGAGCCGAACGATCCGAACTGGGACCGCATGCAGGCCACAGCGAAGGCGGCCAAGGCCGATCCCAAGGCCTGGCTGGCGATGGAGGACATCTACGGCGATGTCGGCCGCTCTCCCGTCTTCGCCGAGGCGTTCGGCCATGCCTTGAAGGCGCTGTGGGCGGACGGCGCGCGCGAGACCCTGACGCGCTATCTTGCCGGCAAGCTCTGA
- a CDS encoding ABC transporter ATP-binding protein codes for MGNITLKNVSKSFGSTTIIPNIDLDIEDGEFVVFVGPSGCGKSTLLRLIAGLEDTSGGTISIDGRDVTREAPAKRKLAMVFQSYALYPHMTVAKNIAFPLKMAGEDQATIDKKVKDAARVLNLTNYLERRPGQLSGGQRQRVAIGRAIVRQPSAFLFDEPLSNLDAALRGTMRLEISELHHQLKTTMIYVTHDQVEAMTMADKIVVLNAGNIEQVGSPMELYKTPKNLFVAGFIGSPKMNMIEGAPAEKYGARTIGIRPEHLNISTSSGDWKATVGVAEHLGSDTFLHVQADGIGTVNVRADGEVGVKHGDTVYLTPDKTKLHRFGADGRALAQ; via the coding sequence ATGGGAAACATCACGCTCAAGAACGTCTCCAAGTCCTTCGGGTCGACGACGATCATTCCGAACATCGACCTCGACATCGAGGACGGCGAGTTCGTGGTGTTCGTCGGCCCCTCGGGTTGCGGCAAGTCCACGCTGCTCAGGCTGATCGCCGGGCTGGAGGACACCAGCGGCGGCACCATCTCGATCGATGGCCGCGACGTCACCCGCGAGGCGCCGGCCAAGCGCAAGCTCGCCATGGTGTTCCAGTCCTACGCGCTCTACCCGCATATGACCGTCGCCAAGAACATCGCCTTCCCGCTGAAGATGGCCGGCGAGGACCAGGCGACCATCGACAAGAAGGTGAAGGACGCAGCCCGCGTGCTCAACCTCACCAACTATCTCGAGCGCCGCCCAGGCCAGCTGTCCGGCGGCCAGCGCCAGCGCGTCGCCATCGGCCGCGCCATCGTGCGCCAGCCTTCGGCCTTCCTGTTCGACGAGCCGCTGTCCAACCTCGACGCCGCGCTTCGCGGCACGATGCGGCTGGAGATCAGCGAACTGCACCATCAGCTGAAAACGACGATGATCTATGTCACCCACGACCAGGTCGAGGCTATGACCATGGCCGACAAGATCGTCGTGCTCAACGCCGGCAACATCGAGCAGGTCGGCTCGCCGATGGAGCTCTACAAGACGCCCAAGAACCTCTTCGTCGCCGGCTTCATCGGCTCGCCTAAGATGAACATGATCGAAGGCGCGCCGGCGGAGAAATACGGCGCCAGGACCATCGGCATCCGGCCAGAGCATCTCAACATCTCGACCTCGTCCGGCGACTGGAAGGCGACCGTCGGCGTTGCCGAGCATCTCGGCTCGGACACCTTCCTGCATGTTCAGGCAGACGGCATCGGCACCGTCAATGTCCGTGCCGACGGCGAGGTCGGTGTGAAACATGGCGACACCGTCTACCTGACCCCCGACAAGACCAAGCTCCACCGTTTCGGCGCCGACGGCAGGGCGCTGGCCCAGTGA
- a CDS encoding FGGY-family carbohydrate kinase — protein sequence MTKSFVCAVDVGTGSARAGILDARGNLLGRADHPIAMHQPKPDHAEHDSEDIWSAVCKSVRSALEKSGVAAGDVAGISFDATCSLVVRDRRGGQISVSVTGEKRWDTLVWLDHRAIVEADECTTSGHAVLDYIGGVMSPEMETPKLMWLKRGLPKTWNEAGYLFDLADFLTWKASGSLARSQCTLTAKWTYLAHEEKSWRRDFFELVGLGDLFEHGNLPEKASPVGADIGPLTAKAASELGLTEKCRVGAGVIDAYAGALGVLGGFAGDEKNISRHLALIAGTSSCVMAMSPDPQPFAGVWGPYYGTALPTLWLSEGGQSATGALLDHIIRWHGAGGEPDAAMHMKIARRVAELRAEDGDALAARLHVLPDFHGNRSPLADPHAVGVISGLTLDSSFDSLCKLYWRTAVGIALGVRHVLEALNENGYLIDTLHVTGGHTKNPLLMELYADATGCTVVEPLADEAVLLGTGMVAATAAGLYPDLNAACVAMQQGGKTRAPSKEAGARFDRDYRIFLEMHRQRQVLDAIN from the coding sequence TTGACGAAGAGTTTCGTTTGCGCGGTCGATGTCGGCACCGGGAGCGCTCGCGCGGGCATTCTCGACGCGCGCGGCAACCTGCTCGGCCGCGCCGATCATCCGATCGCCATGCACCAGCCCAAGCCCGATCATGCCGAGCACGATTCCGAAGACATCTGGTCGGCGGTCTGCAAATCCGTACGGTCCGCGCTCGAGAAATCCGGGGTCGCCGCAGGCGATGTCGCCGGCATCTCTTTCGACGCGACCTGCTCGCTGGTCGTCCGTGACAGGCGAGGCGGCCAGATCAGCGTCTCGGTCACCGGCGAGAAGCGCTGGGACACGCTTGTCTGGCTCGATCACCGCGCCATCGTCGAGGCCGACGAATGCACGACCAGCGGCCACGCCGTGCTCGACTATATCGGCGGCGTGATGTCGCCGGAGATGGAAACGCCGAAGCTGATGTGGCTGAAGCGCGGCCTGCCGAAGACATGGAATGAAGCCGGCTATCTATTCGACCTCGCCGATTTCCTGACCTGGAAGGCGTCGGGCTCGCTCGCCCGCTCGCAATGCACGCTGACGGCCAAATGGACCTATCTCGCCCATGAGGAGAAAAGCTGGCGCCGCGATTTCTTCGAGCTTGTCGGGCTCGGCGATCTGTTCGAGCACGGCAATCTTCCGGAAAAGGCGAGCCCGGTCGGCGCCGATATCGGCCCGCTGACGGCGAAGGCCGCCTCTGAGCTCGGCCTGACCGAGAAATGCCGGGTCGGCGCCGGTGTCATTGATGCCTATGCCGGCGCGCTGGGCGTCCTGGGCGGCTTTGCCGGCGACGAGAAGAACATCAGCCGCCATCTGGCGCTGATCGCCGGCACATCGTCTTGCGTGATGGCGATGTCGCCCGACCCGCAGCCCTTTGCCGGCGTCTGGGGTCCGTATTACGGCACGGCATTGCCGACGCTTTGGCTGTCGGAAGGCGGCCAGTCGGCCACCGGCGCGCTGCTCGACCACATCATCCGCTGGCACGGCGCCGGCGGCGAGCCGGACGCGGCCATGCATATGAAGATCGCCAGGCGCGTCGCCGAGCTGCGCGCCGAGGATGGCGATGCGCTGGCGGCCAGGCTGCACGTGCTGCCTGATTTCCACGGCAATCGCTCGCCGCTCGCCGACCCGCATGCGGTCGGCGTCATCAGCGGCCTGACGCTCGATTCCTCCTTCGACAGCCTGTGCAAGCTCTACTGGCGCACCGCCGTCGGCATCGCGCTCGGCGTGCGCCATGTGCTCGAGGCGCTGAACGAGAACGGCTACCTGATCGACACGCTGCATGTCACAGGCGGCCACACCAAGAACCCGCTTTTGATGGAGCTCTACGCCGACGCCACCGGTTGCACGGTGGTCGAGCCGCTGGCCGACGAGGCGGTGCTGCTCGGCACCGGCATGGTGGCGGCGACCGCCGCCGGGCTCTATCCCGACCTCAACGCGGCTTGTGTCGCCATGCAGCAGGGCGGCAAGACGCGCGCGCCCAGCAAGGAAGCCGGCGCGCGCTTCGATCGCGACTACCGCATCTTCCTCGAAATGCACCGTCAGCGGCAGGTGCTCGACGCGATCAATTAG